A stretch of DNA from Yoonia sp. G8-12:
CCGTGCGATCCTGTCAGGTCGCACTTGGCGACGTCTGGGGTGCTGTCACCACCATTGAAGGCCTCGGCCAGCGTGACGCCTTGCACGCGGTGCAGCAGGCATGGATCGACCATCAGGTCGCTCAGTGTGGCTATTGCCAGTCCGGTCAGATCATGCAGGCGGTTGATCTGCTCAGTTACAATTCAACACCAACCGACGAGGATATTGACGATATCATGAGCGGCAACCTGTGCCGCTGCGCCACCTATCCGCGCATCCGCGCCGCCATTCATACGGCTGCGGCCAAGATGGCAGAGGGCTAGGTCATGGCAGCGCTTCGAAAAATTGCACGGCGGACGTTTCTGGTGGGATCGGTCGCTGTCGCGGGTGGCGTCGTTTTTGGGGTGCGGTCCTACAACGCGCGTCTTGAAAACCCATTGACTGCGCGTCTTGGGACAGGCGAGGCGGCTTTGACGCCATATGTCAAAATTTCAGCCCATCGCATCACAATCATCACGCCGCGTGCTGAGATGGGCCAAGGCATCCATACAACGCTTGCCGCGATGGTCGCCGAAGAACTGGATGTTGAATTAAGCGATATTCGCACCGAACACGGCCCCCCTTCATCGGCGTATTACAATGGCGGTGTGGTCGAGGAAGGCTACCCCTTTCCCGCAACGGATATGGGGGCGGTCGCCGAATTTGCGCGCGCGCAGCGGGACATTCCGGCGGTCTTTCTAAGCTATCAGATTACCGGTGGATCGACCTCGACCCATGACGGCTATGAAAAAATGCGCGCGGCGGGGGCCGTCGCACGGGAGACTTTGAAACTGGCCGCATCTGCGCGGACCGGATTGCCTGCCGCGACTTTGACGACACAGGCGGGGGCGGTGATTTTGCCCAATGGCCAGAAAATCCCCTACACGGACCTTGCCATGGATGCCGCCGCGATTGACCCGCCCCGGACGCCAGAGCTGCGACCAAAGGCTGACTGGCGCATCCTTGGCAAATCGCAAGACAGGCTGGATGTGGTCGACAAATCGACAGGTGCAGCAATCTACGCCAGCGATATTCGGCTACCGGGGATGCGGTTCGGTGCCGTGCGGCGAAATCCGTATGTTCGGGGTGATCTCGCCACCTTTGATGCGACAGAGGCCTTGGCCATGCCCGGCATTGATGCGGTCGTTGATATCGGCAATGGCGTTGTGGTCGTGGCAGAGACGACTTGGGCCGCAATGCAAGCCTTGGATGCAATTGAATATGAGTGGAAAAACCCCAGCCTGCCGCGCGACACGGAAGGTCATTTCGACGTTCTGGCGCGGGCGTTCATACCCGAGAACCTCGACTCGCGTCAGCGCGATGATGGCGATGTGGAGGCGGCATTTGAGGGCGCAGATATCATAGAGGCTGAATACCGCGTTCCCTATCTGGCCCATGCCACACTTGAACCTATGAGTGCTGCAACCTGGCTGGATGGTGACACCCTGCGTATCTGGACAGGCACGCAAGGCCCGACCGTCGCCCGGCGCGAGGCTGCAAAGGCCGCCGGTCTTGAAGAAGACGCTGTTGAACTGACCACAACGCTGCTTGGTGGCGGTTTCGGGCGGCGCGGCGAGATGGATTTCGTGCAGATCGCGGCAAAAGTTGCTGTGGCGTTGCCCGACGTGCCCATCTTGGTCACCTATCCCCGCGAAGAGGACATGTCGCGCGGCCCCTACCGTCCGGCCAGCATCGGGCGGTTCAGGGCCGCCGTGACCGATGGTCAGTTGACAGCAGTTGATATCTCCTCAACCTCACCCAGTATCTTCAGAGGCATCACAGAGCGTGGCGGATCGCCCGCGCCGATCCCTGACTTCGTGCCAGATTTCACCATCTCTCAGGCGCTCTGGGACCAGCCCTATGGCATCGAAAACTATCGTGCGAGCGCTTACCGCAGCCCCGATCTGTTGCCTGCCAGCTTCTGGCGCTCTGTCGGGGCTTCCCAGAACGCATTTTTCCATGAATGCATGATGGATGAAATCGCCGTCGCAGCAGGGCGTGATCCGGTGGAAATGCGCCTTGGGCTAATCACCGATGACCCTAGCCGCAGGGTGCTGGAAGCCGTCGCCGAAATGTCGGATTGGGGTGTTGCGCGCGGGCCAGACCGCGCCCTTGGTGTGGCGTTTTCACTTTGCTTTAGTGCGCCGACCGCGCAGGTCGTGGAGGTGATGCAGACCCCGAACGGTCTGAAGGTGACGCAAGCGTGGGTCGCCGTGGATGTCGGTGTTGCGCTTGATCCACGCAACCTTGATGCGCAGCTGATTTCCGGCGTGAACTTCGGCCTTGGCGCGGCCATCGGGGAAAAGATCACCGTGACGGACGGCATGGTCGATCAAAGCAACTATCACGATTATCCGCCGATGCGGATGTACCAGTCGCCGATCATCCATACCCTCATTCTGGAAAACGCACCCCACATTCGCGGAATCGGAGAGCCGGGAACACCCGCAGCAGCGCCGGCCCTCGCGAATGCCGTATTCGCGTTGACCGGCCAGCGCATCCGGACGCTGCCCTTGGGCGACAGCATCCCATTCATCTAGACAGGCATTGGAACAGATCATGGCAGAAGACATCTACAGAGGCACCCGCCGTCGGCACCGACATGGGCCCGATCTTTTTAAGGGCCTCCGCCAGTTTTTCAGGTCCGAATTTTACGAATCCCGGTTCACCAACCAAGGAGCTACCAACATGTCTCAACTCAAAACGATCCTTGCCGGTCTTGGCCTCGCGGCGGTGACATCCCTTCCTGTTGCTGCTCAGGACCGCTTTCCCGATCAGATGGTCCGTACACCTGCCGAGAATATTCCCTGGCAACCCTTGTTCCCGGGGGTCGAGGCCTTCGCGCTCTACGGTGGTCTGGATCAGGGCGTGGCGACGGCGTTCATCGCCCGAACCGACCCCGGTCAGTCCATGGCACTCCCGCACACCCACTCTGATGGGTATTGGGGTTTCATCCTGGCGGGCAATCATCAGCATTGGGAAATGTCGGAACCCGATCAGGGGCCGATCCTCACGGCGGGATCAAGCTGGTATCAGCCCGCCGATGTGCCCCATGCGGACCTGTGCGTCGGGCCGGAGCATTGCATCACGCTTGTGGTCTTCGAAGAGCGCGCCGACTTCATTCCGGTTCAGTAACTCAAAGATGGCCGCGTGCGTCCCCAAAGGACGGGCGCGGCCCATGTTCGCCAATCCCCCTTCACATGCTGCATACGGAGCTTGCAATGACCGATGAGCCCTATCGTACACGCGTCAACATGCTTGCCGTTATTACCTCCGCCGCCTTCTTCGGCGCCAATCTGTTCATTGGCGCGTCCATGGGGTTTTACTGGTTGAGCCTGCCTCCGGCGGATTTCGCATCGCAGTTCTTTCCCCAGTTCAGCACTTTTCTGTATACGATCATGCCGCTGTTCCTTTTGATGCCGATTGGTCTGATCCTGTCGGCACGGCTTGATTGGGGGGCACCTGACGCACGACGCAACTGGGTTATCGCGCTTTGGCTCTACCTTGCGGTTTCACTGATCACGGTGTTTTTCCACATGCCGCTCAATGTGAGGCTTGCTGGCGCGATTGGCTCGCCCGTTGCTGATACGCTGTCTTTCTACACGGCTATCGCGTTGACCGGACCAGTGACCGAGGAAAACTCAGCGACCATTCGCACGCTTTGGCTGTTGGGCCATATCCCACGGATTTTCATCACACTCGCTTTGCCAATCTACGCAATGCGGGCCGTCACAGCAGGGTTGCGCTGACATGAAGCTTGAATTCTGCACAATCGACGGCCTCCGGATCAGGTACGCCGCCGCTCGCAAGCCGGGCAAGTCACAGGTCATCCTGACCTCGCCGCAACCGATGAGTATTCTGACTTATGAGGCATGGTGGGATCGCCTCGCCGAACAGTTCGATGTGGTCGCGGTGGACCTGCCTAACCATGGCGGCTCGGACGCAGCACGCCATGTCACGACCGTCAGCCAGCATGCACAATTCCTTGGCAAGATTCTGGATCAATTCGAGCTTTCCGACCCGCATTTTATCGGGCCGGATATCGGAACACCCGTAGCCCTCCGGTTTATGGCCGACACGCCTGATCGTCTGAAATCTGCCACGCTGGGCGATGCCGGATGCGTCGGCTTGGTTGAAGGATCATGGCTGTTCAGGCAACTGGTCTACTCACGGGCAATGCGTTTCGCCACGCTTTCCGCGGGCGGTGCTCTCGGCGGTCGCATTTATTGCGCCGTTGCAAATGCGATCGGGTATCGGCTTAGTCGACCAACCCCCGCCGCCAAGGCAGACTACCTGGCGGGGTCTACAACATTTGCAAAGCTCAGGGGGCAGGTTGATTTCTTGGGGAGCTACCCAAACGAAACACCGTCACTTCAAACGGATGTACTCAAAATCAAAACCCCGATACAGGTTCTGCACGGTGAATTTGATACATTCGTATCGGTGTTCAATTCGAGGCGGCTGGACGACCTGCTGTCCAACAGCCGTTTCGCCATCATACAAGGCGCCGCCCACTACGCATGGGAAGATGCGTCTGAAGATTATCTCGCACGGGTCCTGACCTTCATAGCCGAAGTCGAAGCCAGTGATGAGGATGCGGTTCAATGACAATCGAAGCCGTGAGTATCCTGATATATACCATGTTGTTGTTTGGCGTTGTTGTCACACAAGCCACCTATGCCGGGATCACTGCCGGGAATGCCTTTGGCTTTTCAAATCGTGAGGGCCCGCAGCCCGGGTTGGGACCGTTTGGCAGGCGGGTCGACCGGACGCTCGCCAACCTCAAGGAAGGCGCAATCATCTATCTTCCGCTTGCGGTGATGGCTGTCGCACTTGAGGTGTCCAACATCTGGACGGTTGTCGCGGCAGTCAGCACAATCATCTCGCGAACGCTTTATGTCCCGATCTTCTTCGCAGGTATCCCCGTCCTGCGCACAGTAATCTGGGCACCAAGTTTTGTTGCCGTCCCAGTCATGGTCTGGGGCATCTTGGTTGGACCGGGCAGTTAAGCCTTCCATAAGGCTGCATTGATGATGATCAGCGTGAAACTCAAAAAAACGGTGTGAATAAAACCGGTCGTTTGTCGGTTGTGCAGCATCATACACTTTGAGCTCCTGTTGACACCTTCGCCGCGCAGGACGTGAACGACTGGTCCCAGATCGCCCCCCGTTCGCTGCGACTGTCATTAGGGTCAGGATGCATTGAGTTCCTGCGTATCGCGTGATTCACGGCCCCAAAAACGGCACGGTGACATGAGTGACCGCTACTGGCTGACCGACGAGTAGATGGTCAAGCTTCCCCTTCTTGCCGGAAGTCGCATGGCAAGCTTCGGGTCGATGATAAGCGAGTTTTGAGCGGATCTATCTTCATCAACCGCAATGGCTTGCGCTGGCGCGACGCGCCGGGGGCCTACTTTATCAGCCGGTTGAAGGACCCCTTGCCGCCAGCCCAGATGGGCAGACTTTCCTTGTCGTCGAGCCATGCTTTTTCAGCGGCCGTACTCTTGCGGCTGAATTCGGCGTTTCGCTGTGGGTATCGGCCGAACTTTTGCAGCACCTGTCGGTGCTGGTCGATGGCCGGTTTGTTGCGCTCGGCAAACAATCGGAAACTCGGATAGGTTTCGATGGCCAGATCGACAAAGTCGCAGGCAAGGTCCAGATCCGCGACATCTTCGGAATGTGCGAGGGCCCAAGGCAACAGATAGAGATAGGCCGCCGGGAGAGTGAGCGTATCTTCGATCATATGCGGGGCCATCAATGCGCGCATCAGGTCGCGGGCAATCGGATCGTATGAGAAAGCCTCTGCGCTGCCACGAAAACAGGATCGTGACAATTGATCGGCCAGAAACACCTTGGCCACTTTGCCTTCGAGGCTGTCCCAGCCTTTGCCGGTCAAACTCGGGGGATCGGCCTTCAGTTCGCGTACCACCGGAGCAAAGGGCTGGCAAAACCCATCAAGCGCCCGACCGCGTTGAAACCAGATCGTCATCAGGGGCCGCACAGTTTCGTCGCAGTTCAGACTGTCACGGGTTGCGGGGTCAGCGGTATCGCAGCCACAC
This window harbors:
- a CDS encoding (2Fe-2S)-binding protein, whose amino-acid sequence is MELTVNGETKTVALPEDTPLLWVLREGLNITGVKYGCGIAQCGACTVHIDGEAVRSCQVALGDVWGAVTTIEGLGQRDALHAVQQAWIDHQVAQCGYCQSGQIMQAVDLLSYNSTPTDEDIDDIMSGNLCRCATYPRIRAAIHTAAAKMAEG
- a CDS encoding cupin domain-containing protein, giving the protein MSQLKTILAGLGLAAVTSLPVAAQDRFPDQMVRTPAENIPWQPLFPGVEAFALYGGLDQGVATAFIARTDPGQSMALPHTHSDGYWGFILAGNHQHWEMSEPDQGPILTAGSSWYQPADVPHADLCVGPEHCITLVVFEERADFIPVQ
- a CDS encoding xanthine dehydrogenase family protein molybdopterin-binding subunit, translated to MAALRKIARRTFLVGSVAVAGGVVFGVRSYNARLENPLTARLGTGEAALTPYVKISAHRITIITPRAEMGQGIHTTLAAMVAEELDVELSDIRTEHGPPSSAYYNGGVVEEGYPFPATDMGAVAEFARAQRDIPAVFLSYQITGGSTSTHDGYEKMRAAGAVARETLKLAASARTGLPAATLTTQAGAVILPNGQKIPYTDLAMDAAAIDPPRTPELRPKADWRILGKSQDRLDVVDKSTGAAIYASDIRLPGMRFGAVRRNPYVRGDLATFDATEALAMPGIDAVVDIGNGVVVVAETTWAAMQALDAIEYEWKNPSLPRDTEGHFDVLARAFIPENLDSRQRDDGDVEAAFEGADIIEAEYRVPYLAHATLEPMSAATWLDGDTLRIWTGTQGPTVARREAAKAAGLEEDAVELTTTLLGGGFGRRGEMDFVQIAAKVAVALPDVPILVTYPREEDMSRGPYRPASIGRFRAAVTDGQLTAVDISSTSPSIFRGITERGGSPAPIPDFVPDFTISQALWDQPYGIENYRASAYRSPDLLPASFWRSVGASQNAFFHECMMDEIAVAAGRDPVEMRLGLITDDPSRRVLEAVAEMSDWGVARGPDRALGVAFSLCFSAPTAQVVEVMQTPNGLKVTQAWVAVDVGVALDPRNLDAQLISGVNFGLGAAIGEKITVTDGMVDQSNYHDYPPMRMYQSPIIHTLILENAPHIRGIGEPGTPAAAPALANAVFALTGQRIRTLPLGDSIPFI
- a CDS encoding alpha/beta fold hydrolase, which produces MKLEFCTIDGLRIRYAAARKPGKSQVILTSPQPMSILTYEAWWDRLAEQFDVVAVDLPNHGGSDAARHVTTVSQHAQFLGKILDQFELSDPHFIGPDIGTPVALRFMADTPDRLKSATLGDAGCVGLVEGSWLFRQLVYSRAMRFATLSAGGALGGRIYCAVANAIGYRLSRPTPAAKADYLAGSTTFAKLRGQVDFLGSYPNETPSLQTDVLKIKTPIQVLHGEFDTFVSVFNSRRLDDLLSNSRFAIIQGAAHYAWEDASEDYLARVLTFIAEVEASDEDAVQ
- a CDS encoding DUF924 family protein, with product MTIWFQRGRALDGFCQPFAPVVRELKADPPSLTGKGWDSLEGKVAKVFLADQLSRSCFRGSAEAFSYDPIARDLMRALMAPHMIEDTLTLPAAYLYLLPWALAHSEDVADLDLACDFVDLAIETYPSFRLFAERNKPAIDQHRQVLQKFGRYPQRNAEFSRKSTAAEKAWLDDKESLPIWAGGKGSFNRLIK
- a CDS encoding MAPEG family protein translates to MTIEAVSILIYTMLLFGVVVTQATYAGITAGNAFGFSNREGPQPGLGPFGRRVDRTLANLKEGAIIYLPLAVMAVALEVSNIWTVVAAVSTIISRTLYVPIFFAGIPVLRTVIWAPSFVAVPVMVWGILVGPGS